From the Anoplopoma fimbria isolate UVic2021 breed Golden Eagle Sablefish chromosome 14, Afim_UVic_2022, whole genome shotgun sequence genome, one window contains:
- the cdk5rap2 gene encoding CDK5 regulatory subunit-associated protein 2 isoform X5 has translation MMDSVVGADLTLPVDINGSCRLPDSIDAGEYSSDSMTAPSFPDKMSPIKALTMKDYENQITALKKENFNLKLRIYFMEERMQQKCDDSTEDIFKTNIELKVELESMKRDLAEKQELLVSASKALESLAGREAGEPQRVREQAQREMDALRDAFRKRIADLEQSLRTAEEEVDKMAAIAEQEKLKNIKIEKRLQAQGPPSTFTPVPSPVQDLQQALQEKDNIIEQLKITLKNQEAVIQQKKSADRETDAPSADCVKQLSDLIAKKDQELEALRDELHREKDTRTPDDQSEFRRVESCNKQLTEELTQAKSTTENLTKTLEETQNENKTLLGKLEEKENELNSQKKNALKRDKTIQGLTQVFKEKEKQIAELCHEIEDRDDALAKAREAAHKAQLQKYQGVEEHQNLLMAKQTELAQLQGEHHAKVLEAQKLQRGLDRKEQELADLQQAKDQLEVELEDMQQQKKKGDKALNDLNNRLKKLSGEIGDREGALEQQYQELLDQTKRKLQTHEVTIQRLTSTLADKEQQLQEYINMVRDFEQSKSPGGNDNVLSKLRHRLKEKEKALEQALDEKFAAIEEKDNEIHQLQLSLREKERDLDRLNNLLSHNKETIDSFDSLIKEKDVELQHLVNTLKNLQRAKQDVEDNLNRSLREKDSIISQLQLSLEGKTKDMEEMAESMLNQSQTNTRDLAEQMGQRLKVTEAMLAETVKARERLVADNESAVEGLLATISSKDQLIKESAEHYNRMLSERTQEIQQLRKQLSDWQQQLATAEKHSSTTAQEGYLETAELRALLAEKDSIIDKLLQRGQERDQLLAEVRLKEEPDRVLELRQTIQIMQERLDEKEAELSRNNSEDNVENILPSKKTVVVLKKELAQKTEALNKALKRENELKISLGELQSLLSELEGRNEGQAANIESLTATLKTKDEIIDVLHQHLGQRGDSRVDHTEVQVIGSGMERSLPGLPQRERTIIGGDSQQEALPNLVALQQEHDALNKALRAEQQLYSSLVRTVKEQDSAQRLHALQLELTAVQLLRQQLEENIKTNEELRDDLERERHRAKLREGMDLIDPKELQSMRHQLEDAQRWNTSLQARLGAIQSRGGGVGGANDGVSCDSILFSGDTLSFIGDQTSYMSICVVEGQDDSLSLLSAQELRQKVLELQDCVSRLQTVNDELQNRLSLLERSDHEAYANGDQDVASSSPLKQQLEKTQEMQPVAHSDRTHRSGQDKESQTDIKLGQMVSGKLLGDISMDSGLGQSREHAQSGNNTLDTGEKDSRQRNTDVTALKSLLTQCGATSVLHLREELHRLRSENVDLRGLLKEQKSTECKEKESTDASGNTSDGQAELRRSVETLQAESNAQSKAINLSKEKGEKNSMEVLDGETPVTTELIASTTEGMESPQSKGQSPSKSTKQHVARHGGGAKSRLPVPVRPRVESSSSMPSVSSGHLNTDALQHLDFDGVYRPDQHQPEDSTTSPQHSTSPSSTLRYAHGTGSPVGSDKGSEAGTTPDHTQADSALFTQLELLHQECQEKETFINKLSEQLADWEELHARLQEKDRLNRQYVEALQAAESTIAYLTACSLDSQGRFGSHASPCTGSGSVGSDSAIYSRCIELQKALQEKQEHNNQLIELLNMAEKAITSTDSQDRIPGVSDLRSMIETALQQVNASSNRQSPRGVFGVTEDSMQELQQHTDSLQEALWQQNRLNAELQEKLRAADAAARHGYNNDQDGQCSRPITAESLDEKEPKGNPLGMGSSDDVNLNQEMTRVLLNCLGAAESAVASLAAHCTNTSSLASGRSSQTSAEFQMNIDKLQRALKERQELGEPTQSTTKSSSSQSAASSGTNGPLHQELHDNLCRLYKVFGDHHQRISELQASLHEERGRGEESEVHRTVQDAKGLPPSVKVELETLHKALREKRKACKNLEEKLATALTSPETARKDLEVGVNPSCSASSLPSQHEQATFSSTENLDSTSSTPYPSSPALSSAKVSLKSLQVYDEYGVSKDPLQLQGQVRELKFQLENQTKLILQMQSLLRRNSLSSDLVANTSDPSTVKDQEGTKREDHNQDRSYRSGQLREKKEGENQAMNDKTSSLNMELEREGTLNRSMSEQLQQTRSRSTSPARLDSLVQSQARELSQLRQQIKESRRLGALQRRQLDELSKAFKELLQAGKVDYYMGEAFKEQLDKSLSILDKLEGRLDKGESRLDNEDVVALELSRRLTKELQEKNRLIRSLQSQLRGEGPSSQHSSHSDLYHSDRTSSSCHSSPTTQSGHQTDSQRHLSDWTGTDVPPVGGAQEDGVSGHRDAGSRLQGLQRENGRLQDQLRGSEELNATLRSEHDLHRSIMAQTSSLHEEQDHAHDQGGSEPWTLSHKRDGDIGSQKNEAEQPRTMNSDSLAEHLQEIRVLRQRLEESIQTNDRLREQLEKRLAEVEKDPASTNIFIHGNEEQGQLANEVRLLWGQNQVLKEQLSLVSKDKQKEREKLRETLARRTAKLEQSRRECEALMHENNQLQERLEHSGQENSQLQESVHRLQCEVKLQMQQLSDSQHLLQSLRVELHVYEKIKNEAHKHNESSEATQELASVPSSGTVDLGELLLEIRRLRLQLERSIQTNTALRQRLEEQLLRGPNRSETININYLLSSPDEGGRSPGREGCETLRQSFQSHNEHTGVLPDEKYGAHSEVDGGSFTSSSGDSVSGAPPRLVPGHRMWANRNGRHILGLIEDYNALRKQISEGRKLSRSMDKQLQDSLHTLQQQASDNKVIEQQHLKSLSGSMNTMQHVLEEAGRMLKLVWRVSLPAGHIAGDGFNNQQDELMKNEIARLKSRLSQQERMLSGAVKRLRTTNQLKEGMEKVIIDQLYLTHGVLKKARGNLEEVPVNGQ, from the exons ATGATGGACTCCGTCGTGGGAGCGGATTTGACGCTCCCCGTTGACATCAACGGAAG CTGCAGACTGCCGGACTCCATAGATGCTGGAGAATATTCCTCAGACAGCATGACAG CTCCCTCCTTCCCTGACAAGATGTCCCCAATCAAAGCTCTCACCATGAAGGACTATGAGAAT CAAATCACAGCTCTGAAGAAAGAGAACTTTAACCTGAAGCTGCGCATCTACTTCATGGAGGAGCGCATGCAGCAGAAATGTGATGACTCCACTGAGGACATTTTCAAAACg AACATTGAGCTGAAGGTGGAGTTGGAGTCCATGAAGCGAGACCTGGCAGAGAAACAGGAGCTACTTGTGTCCGCATC taaAGCGTTGGAGAGTCTGGCTGGTCGAGAAGCAGGAGAACCCCAGCGTGTTAGAGAGCAAGctcagagagagatggatgcaCTTCGAGACGCATTCAGAAAAAGAATAGCTGACCTAGAACAG AGTTTGCgaacagcagaggaagaggtCGACAAGATGGCAGCCATCGCTGAGCAGGAGAAGCTTAAGAATATTAAGATTGAGAAGAGGCTCCAAGCCCAGGGTCCACCGAGCACCTTTACCCCTGTCCCCAGCCCAGTCCAAGACCTGCAGCAGGCCCTGCAGGAGAAAGACAA TATCATTGAGCAGCTCAAGATCACATTAAAGAACCAGGAAGCTGTGATCCAGCAGAAGAAAAGtgcagatagagagacagatgCACCATCGGCTGACTGTGTCAAACAGCTATCTGATCTCATCGCCAAGAAGGATCAGGAACTTGAG GCACTGAGGGACGAGCTACATAGAGAGAAGGACACAAGAACACCGGACGATCAG AGTGAGTTCAGGCGAGTGGAGTCCTGCAATAAGCAGCTGACTGAAGAGCTCACCCAGGCCAAAAGCACCACTGAAAACCTAACTAAAACACTGGAGGAAACCCAGAATGAAAACAAG ACCCTGTTAGGGAagttggaggagaaagagaatgaaCTCAACTCTCAGAAGAAAAATGCTCTAAAGCGAGACAAAACCATCCAAGGGCTTACTCAGGTcttcaaagaaaaggaaaaacag ATTGCAGAGCTGTGTCATGAGATTGAGGACCGGGATGACGCTTTGGCCAAGGCTAGAGAGGCAGCACATAAGGCCCAACTGCAGAAATACCAG GGAGTAGAGGAACACCAAAATCTATTAAtggcaaaacaaacagagctggCCCAACTCCAGGGGGAACATCATGCCAAGGTGCTTGAAGCCCAAAAGCTGCAGCGTGGCCTGGACAGGAAGGAGCAGGAGCTGGCTGACTTGCAGCAGGCGAAGGACCAGCTAGAGGTGGAACTAGAGGACATgcaacagcagaagaagaaaggagacaAAGCCCTGAAT GATCTGAACAATCGGCTCAAAAAGCTGAGCGGTGAGATCGGAGACAGGGAGGGTGCTCTAGAGCAGCAGTACCAGGAGCTGCTGGATCAGACCAAAAGAAAACTGCAGACCCATGAGGTCACCATCCAGCGGCTCACATCCACTCTGGCCGACAAAGAGCAGCAGCTACAG GAGTACATAAACATGGTCAGAGACTTTGAGCAAAGCAAAAGTCCAGGAGGAAACGATAATGTGCTTTCCAAGCTGCGGCATAGgctgaaagaaaaggagaaggcTCTGGAG CAAGCGCTGGACGAGAAGTTTGCTGCCATTGAGGAGAAAGACAATGAGATACACCAGCTGCAGCTGTCTctaagagagaaggagagagaccTAGATAGGCTCAACAACTTACTCTCTCACAACAAGGAAACCATCGAT AGTTTTGACAGTCTGATCAAGGAGAAGGATGTTGAGCTGCAGCATCTTGTAAACACACTAAAGAACCTGCAGAGAGCTAAGCAAGATGTAGAAGATAACCTGAACAGATCACTGAGGGAGAAGGACTCCATCATCAGCCAGCTACAGCTCTCCCTGGAGGGCAAGACAAAGGATATGGAG GAAATGGCCGAATCGATGCTAAACCAGTCGCAGACCAACACACGTGACCTTGCTGAACAGATGGGCcagaggttaaaggtcacaGAGGCTATGCTGGCTGAGACCGTGAAGGCCAGAGAAAGGCTGGTTGCTGACAATGAGAGTGCTGTGGAAGGACTGTTGGCTACAATCAGCAGCAAGGACCAGCTCATCAAG GAGTCTGCGGAGCACTACAACCGCATGCTGTCTGAGCGCACTCAAGAGATTCAGCAACTGAGGAAGCAGCTGTCTGactggcagcagcagcttgCCACCGCTGAGAAGCACAGCTCCACAACAGCCCAGGAGGGTTATTTAGAGACAGCAGAGCTCCGAGCCCTGCTTGCTGAGAAAGACAGCATCATCGAT AAGCTTCTCCAGCGTGGTCAGGAGAGGGACCAGTTGCTGGCAGAGGTGAGGCTGAAGGAGGAGCCGGACCGCGTGTTGGAGCTCAGACAAACTATCCAAATCATGCAGGAGAGGTTGGACGAGAAGGAAG CTGAGCTGTCCAGGAACAACAGTGAGGATAATGTGGAGAATATTCTGCCCTCCAAGAAGACGGTTGTCGTCTTGAAAAAGGAGCTAGCACAGAAAACCGAGGCACTGAATAAAGCACTGAAGAGGGAGAATGAACTGAAG ATTTCTCTGGGAGAGCTACAGTCATTGCTGTCCGAACTGGAGGGTCGCAATGAAGGTCAGGCTGCTAATATTGAGTCTCTGACTGCCACTCTGAAGACCAAAGATGAGATCATCGAT GTCCTCCACCAGCATCTCGGTCAGAGAGGGGACAGTCGGGTTGATCATACCGAGGTTCAGGTCATCGGCTCTGGCATGGAGAGGTCACTCCCAGGTCtccctcagagagagagaaccatcATCGGTGGAGATAGCCAGCAAGAA GCTTTGCCCAACCTTGTAGCCTTGCAACAGGAACATGATGCTCTGAACAAAGCACTGAGAGCCGAACAGCAGCTCTACTCCAGCCTGGTCAGGACTGTGAAGGAGCAGGACAG CGCCCAGCGTCTCCACGCTCTGCAGCTTGAGCTGACAGCAGTGCAGCTCCTCaggcagcagctggaggagaacaTCAAAACTAATGAGGAGCTAAGGGACgacttggagagagagaggcacagaGCCAAACTCAGAGAAG GTATGGACCTGATTGATCCTAAAGAACTGCAGAGCATGAGACATCAGCTGGAAGATGCACAGCGCTGGAATACCTCTCTGCAGGCTCGCTTAGGAGCCATTCAGAGCCGTGGAGGAGGGGTCGGTGGGGCTAATGATGGTg TTTCATGTGACTCAATTCTTTTTTCAGGTGACACTTTGAGTTTCATCGGCGATCAGACTTCCTACATGAGTATCTGTGTGGTAGAGGGCCAGGATGACAGCTTGTCTCTACTTTCTGCACAGGAGCTCAGGCAGAAG GTGCTGGAGCTGCAGGATTGTGTCAGCAGACTGCAGACTGTAAACGACGAGCTGCAGAACCGGCTGTCACTGCTGGAGAGGTCAGACCATGAAGCTTATGCCAACGGAGACCAAGATGTGGCCAGCAGTAGCCCCTTGAAACAG CAGCTTGAGAAGACACAGGAGATGCAGCCTGTGGCTCACAGTGACAGGACGCATCGCTCTGGGCAGGATAAAGAGAGTCAGACAGACATCAAACTAGGACAg ATGGTGTCTGGAAAGCTGTTGGGTGATATAAGTATGGACAGTGGCCTTGGCCAGAGTAGAGAGCATGCTCAGTCTGGCAACAACACCTTGGACACTGGAGAGAAAGATTCCAGGCAGAGGAACACAGATGTAACAGCACTTAAATCCCTGCTTACTCAATGTGGGGCCACATCAGTCCTGCACCTTAG AGAGGAATTGCACAGACTCAGATCAGAAAATGTGGACCTGCGAGGTCTCCTGAAAGAACAAAAATCTACTGAgtgtaaagagaaagagagcacaGACGCCTCAGGCAACACCAGTGATGGACAGGCTGAATTGAGAAGGAGCGTGGAAACACTGCAGGCCGAGTCAAACGCTCAGTCTAAGGCCATCAATCTGTCgaaggaaaagggagagaagaaCTCTATGGAGGTGTTAGATGGGGAGACCCCTGTCACCACTGAGCTAATCGCCAGCACCACAGAGGGGATGGAGAGTCCACAAAGTAAAGGCCAGTCACCCAGCAAGAGTACAAAGCAGCATGTCGCAAGGCATGgg GGTGGTGCCAAATCTCGCCTCCCAGTCCCTGTGAGGCCGAGGGTGGAGTCTAGCAGCAGCATGCCGTCTGTGAGCTCTGGCCATCTCAATACTGATGCACTTCAGCACCTTGATTTTGATGGTGTATATAGGCCAGACCAGCACCAGCCTGAAGACTCCACCACGTCACCCCAGCACAGCACTTCCCCTTCTTCCACGCTCAGATATGCACATGGTACCGGCAGTCCGGTAGGGTCGGACAAGGGCTCTGAAGCTGGAACAACACCGGATCACACCCAGGCCGACTCTGCCCTTTTCACTCAGCTGGAGCTTCTCCACCAGGAGTGTCAGGAGAAAGAGACCTTCATCAATAAACTAAGTGAGCAGCTAGCTGATTGGGAAGAGCTCCACGCTCGGCTCCAGGAAAAGGACCGGCTCAATCGGCAGTACGTGGAGGCCTTACAGGCTGCGGAATCCACCATCGCTTACTTGACTGCCTGCAGTCTGGACAGCCAGGGGCGATTCGGGTCGCACGCCAGTCCGTGTACAGGTTCTGGCTCAGTGGGTTCTGATTCTGCCATTTACAGCAGATGCATTGAGCTGCAAAAAGCCCTACAGGAGAAGCAGGAGCACAACAACCAGCTCATAGAGCTTCTGAACATGGCAGAGAAAGCAATCACCTCCACTGACAGCCAAGACAGGATTCCAGGAGTCAGTGATTTACGTTCGATGATAGAGACGGCCTTGCAGCAGGTGAACGCATCTTCAAATAGACAGAGTCCAAGAGGTGTCTTTGGAGTCACGGAGGACTCTATGCAGGAGctgcaacaacacacagactCTTTGCAGGAGGCTCTGTGGCAGCAGAATAGGCTTAATGCAGAGCTGCAGGAAAAACTGAGAGCTGCCGATGCTGCTGCTCGACACGGCTACAACAACGACCAGGATGGTCAATGTTCAAGGCCGATAACAGCAGAATCACTTGATGAAAAGGAACCAAAGGGAAATCCATTGGGAATGGGAAGCTCTGATGATGTCAATTTAAATCAGGAGATGACCAGAGTTCTGTTGAACTGTCTTGGTGCAGCAGAGTCTGCTGTGGCCTCTCTGGCAGCTCACTGTACAAATACCAGCTCCTTGGCTTCTGGCAGATCATCACAGACCAGTGCTGAGTTTCAGATGAATATAGACAAACTTCAGAGAGCCCTGAAAGAGAGGCAGGAGCTGGGAGAACCCACCCAGTCAACCACCAAATCCAGCAGCAGTCAGTCCGCTGCTTCATCTGGAACAAACGGACCACTTCACCAAGAGCTCCATGACAACCTCTGCCGCCTCTACAAGGTGTTCGGTGATCACCATCAGAGGATCTCTGAACTCCAGGCTTCCCTACATGAAGAGAGGGGCCGTGGGGAGGAGAGCGAGGTCCACAGGACAGTGCAGGATGCAAAGGGATTACCACCAAGTGTCAAGGTTGAACTGGAGACGCTCCATAAGGCtctgagggagaagaggaaagcGTGTAAAAACCTGGAGGAGAAACTGGCCACTGCTCTAACCTCCCCTGAAACTGCACGGAAAG ATCTAGAGGTTGGTGTGAACCCTAGCTGCAGCGCCTCTAGCCTGCCTTCCCAACACGAGCAGGCCACCTTCTCCTCCACTGAAAACCTGGACTCAACCTCAAGCACCCCGTACCCTAGTTCCCCAGCTCTCAGCTCAGCCAAG GTCAGTCTGAAAAGCCTGCAGGTCTATGACGAGTATGGTGTTTCTAAGGACCCTCTGCAGCTTCAGGGACAAGTCAGAGAGCTGAAGTTCCAGCTGGAAAACCAGACCAAACTCATCCTCCAAATGCAAAGTCTTCTGCGTAGGAACTCTCTCTCCAGTGACCTAGTTGCCAACACCTCTGATCCCTCAACCGTCAAGGATCAAGAAGGGACAAAGCGGGAGGACCATAACCAAGATAGGAGCTACAGAAGTGGGCAGCtaagggagaaaaaggagggtGAGAACCAGGCCATGAATGATAAAACCAGCTCTCTGAATATGGAACTGGAAAGAGAAGGGACACTGAACAGAAGCATGAGTGAACAGCTGCAGCAGACCCGCAGCCGCTCCACATCACCTGCAAG ACTGGACTCTTTGGTGCAGTCGCAGGCCAGGGAGCTGTCGCAACTGAGACAGCAGATCAAGGAGAGCCGCAGGCTAGGAGCCCTGCAGCGACGGCAGCTAGACGAGCTGAGCAAGGCCTTTaaggagctgctgcaggccgGCAAAGTCGACTACTACATGGGGGAGGCGTTCAAAGAGCAGCTGGACAAGAGCCTGAGCATTCTGGACAAGCTTGAAGGACGGCTGGATAAAG GGGAGTCTCGTCTGGATAATGAGGACGTGGTGGCCCTGGAACTGTCTCGGAG gtTGACGAAagagctgcaggagaagaaCCGTCTGATCCGGAGCCTGCAGAGCCAGCTCAGAGGCGAAGGCCCCAGCAGCCAACACAGCTCTCACTCTGATCTGTACCACTCAGAcaggacctcctcctcctgccacAGCAGCCCGACCACGCAAAGTGGCCATCAAACCGACA GCCAGCGTCACCTTTCTGATTGGACAGGAACGGATGTCCCTCCTGTAGGAGGAGCTCAAGAGGACGGAGTTTCTGGTCACAGGGACGCTGGCAGCAGACTGCAGGGCCTGCAGAGGGAGAACGGCCGACTACAGGATCAGCTGAGGGGCAGCGAGGAGCTCAACGCCACCCTGCGAAGTGAACATGACCTGCATCGCTCGATTATGGCCCAGACCAGCTCCCTCCATGAGGAACAGGATCACGCTCATGACCAGGGCGGATCAGAGCCTTGGACTCTGTCTCATAAACGAGACGGAGACATCGGCTCACAGAAGAATGAAGCCGAACAGCCTCGCACAATGAACTCAG ACTCTCTGGCAGAACATCTCCAGGAGATCCGCGTGTTGCGACAGCGCCTGGAAGAGAGCATCCAAACCAACGACCGTCTCagggagcagctggagaagagACTAGCAGAGGTGGAGAAAGACCCAG CATCTACCAACATCTTCATCCATGGAAACGAGGAGCAGGGTCAGCTGGCCAATGAGGTGCGATTGCTCTGGGGACAAAACCAAGTCCTGAAGGAACAGCTCAGCCTGGTGTCTaaag aCAAGCAGAAGGAGCGCGAGAAGCTGCGGGAGACTCTGGCCAGGCGAACGGCCAAACTGGAGCAGAGCAGGAGGGAGTGTGAAGCTCTGATGCACGAAAACAACCAACTTCAGGAGAGGCTGGAGCACAGCGGCCAAGAAAACTCACAACTGCAGGAGTCTGtgcacag GTTGCAGTGTGAGGTGAAGCTACAGATGCAGCAGCTGTCTGACTCCCAGCATCTTCTGCAGTCACTGCGGGTGGAGCTGCATGTTTATGAAAAGATCAAGAACGAAGCTCACAAGCACAACG AATCCAGCGAGGCGACCCAGGAGCTGGCCTCCGTCCCGTCCTCTGGCACAGTGGACCTgggagagctgctgctggagatcAGACGGCTGAGGCTGCAGCTGGAGAGGAGCATCCAGACCAACACGGCCCTGCGACAGAGACTAGAGGAGCAGCTGCTCAGAGGACCCAACCGCTCTGAAACCATCAACATCAACTACCTGCTGTCCTCTCCGG ATGAAGGAGGCAGGTCACCGGGCCGTGAAGGCTGCGAGACTCTCCGTCAATCATTTCAGAGTCACAACGAACACACCGGTGTCCTCCCTG ATGAGAAATATGGCGCTCACTCGGAGGTGGACGGTGGGTCATTCACCAGCAGCTCTGGTGACAGCGTATCGGGCGCTCCCCCTCGCCTGGTGCCGGGCCACCGGATGTGGGCCAACCGCAACGGGCGGCATATTTTGGGTCTGATTGAGGACTACAACGCCCTCCGCAAGCAGATCTCAGAGGGACGTAAACTGTCGCGGAGCATGGACAAACAACTGCAGGACAGTCTGCACACACTCCAACAGCAGGCCTCTGACAACAAG GTGATAGAACAGCAGCATCTGAAGAGTTTGTCAGGCAGCATGAACACCATGCAGCACGTGTTAGAAGAGGCTGGTCGGATGCTCAAACTGGTGTGGAGAGTCTCTTTGCCAGCTGGTCACATAGCAGGGGACGGATTCAACAACCAGCAG GATGAGCTGATGAAAAATGAGATCGCCAGACTGAAGAGCAGGCTGTCACAGCAGGAGAGGATGCTGAGTGGAGCCGTTAAACGCCTCCGGACAACCAACCAGCTCAAGGAGGGAATGGAAAAAGTCATCATTGATCAGC TGTATCTAACCCACGGAGTGTTGAAGAAAGCCAGGGGGAATTTAGAG GAGGTCCCAGTCAATGGCCAGTAG